One Megasphaera elsdenii DSM 20460 genomic window carries:
- a CDS encoding glutaredoxin family protein produces MKNITAFYLNGCPYCKGAKEALAELIEENPAYRQVAVDWYEESEHPEVVQGHSYYYVPSMFIGTEKLYEAQPGQSYDAIKAHVKAALDAALKA; encoded by the coding sequence TTGAAGAATATCACTGCTTTTTATCTCAATGGCTGCCCCTATTGCAAGGGCGCTAAAGAAGCCTTGGCTGAACTGATTGAAGAAAATCCGGCATACCGCCAGGTAGCCGTCGACTGGTACGAAGAATCGGAACATCCCGAAGTCGTACAAGGCCATTCTTACTACTATGTCCCGTCCATGTTCATCGGTACGGAAAAGCTCTATGAAGCCCAGCCGGGCCAGTCTTATGACGCCATCAAGGCTCATGTCAAAGCAGCTCTGGATGCGGCTTTGAAGGCTTAA